Proteins from a single region of Planctomycetota bacterium:
- a CDS encoding bifunctional 4-hydroxy-2-oxoglutarate aldolase/2-dehydro-3-deoxy-phosphogluconate aldolase: MARFKRLDVLNAMVQTGVVPVFYHGDVETAVSIVRACADGGAGVVEFTNRGDRAFMVFAELAKRFAEERPEVILGAGSIVDAPTASLYLSSGANFLVGPVLNAEIARLCNRRKVAYSPGCGTPSEISAAEELGVEIVKIFPGKEVGGPAFVKNMLGPCPWTSLMPTGGVEATRESLEAWFAAGVACVGMGSNLITKEAVAARDFAGITRKVAQVIAWIRQVRSAAP; encoded by the coding sequence ATGGCAAGATTCAAGCGGCTGGATGTCCTGAATGCGATGGTCCAAACCGGCGTCGTGCCGGTCTTCTACCACGGCGATGTCGAGACGGCCGTCTCGATCGTCCGGGCCTGCGCCGACGGCGGGGCCGGGGTCGTCGAATTCACCAACCGCGGCGACCGGGCGTTCATGGTCTTCGCGGAACTGGCGAAGCGGTTCGCCGAGGAGCGGCCGGAGGTCATCCTGGGCGCCGGCTCCATCGTCGACGCCCCGACGGCCTCACTGTACCTGTCGTCCGGCGCCAACTTCCTCGTCGGGCCCGTCCTCAATGCGGAGATCGCGCGGTTGTGCAATCGCCGCAAGGTCGCCTACAGTCCGGGCTGCGGCACTCCGAGCGAGATTTCGGCGGCCGAGGAACTCGGCGTGGAGATCGTCAAAATCTTCCCGGGAAAGGAAGTGGGTGGACCGGCTTTTGTCAAGAACATGCTCGGCCCGTGCCCCTGGACCTCCCTCATGCCCACCGGCGGAGTGGAGGCCACCCGGGAGAGCCTGGAGGCCTGGTTTGCGGCCGGCGTCGCGTGCGTGGGCATGGGTTCCAACCTCATCACGAAAGAGGCGGTGGCCGCACGCGACTTCGCCGGCATCACCCGCAAGGTCGCCCAGGTCATCGCGTGGATTCGGCAGGTCCGCTCTGCCGCGCCTTAA
- a CDS encoding FAD-binding protein, whose translation MRLKRRRFHTVIIGAGAAGMNAAVHLCEMMARKGVRSAGRRIVVLTRGLGLGASRMSGSDKQTYYKMGTSPLTADSAASFARSLTAAGCCHEDLAIVEGIESLPEFCHLVRAGVPFPQDALGSFIGYKTDHDPFERATSAGPKTSQWMSRCLQAEAERYGVAIHDRQEVATLLTAGRGAGKRIVGVLTLDMAASTRRQVRANVYYCQNLVLAAGGPGEMYRDTVYPPGQFGLHGPALEAGLAAENLTESQFGLASTKFRWNVSGTYMQVIPRIYSTDAAGREPRDFLADAFPTMRQMAGAIFLKGYQWPFDPQRIADYQSSLVDVLVFGETRRGRRVWMDFRSNPIGRAGMQAFDLGDLPDEASDYLHRCAALQARPIDRLRHMNPLAIDVYAENGLDLRREPLQIALCAQHNNGGLAVNTWWESGLRHTFVIGEMAGTHGVKRPGGAALNSGQVGGLRCATYIANVYLEDTMDFGRAQARTEGQLGRAIERLSGRSNPRARRSPREVLEEIRDRMTAAGGHLREIGTVTAALRDAIALAREVRKNGLARAGKQPEELAASLAAQHMALTSAAYLKAIKELLRTGAGSRGSYLVVGREGAEVHPSVLDERTGAPLRVQPENESLRRTILRLQYDPKAAELFSVRAVAPRTAPADRKSFETAWAEYRAGEIYKPR comes from the coding sequence TGAGCGGATCCGACAAGCAGACCTATTACAAGATGGGGACCAGCCCACTGACGGCCGACAGCGCCGCCAGTTTCGCCCGGAGCCTGACCGCCGCGGGCTGCTGCCACGAGGACCTGGCCATCGTTGAGGGGATCGAATCGCTGCCGGAGTTCTGCCACCTTGTGCGGGCCGGCGTGCCTTTTCCGCAGGATGCGCTCGGCTCGTTCATCGGTTACAAGACGGACCACGACCCGTTTGAGCGGGCGACCTCGGCCGGACCCAAGACCAGCCAGTGGATGAGCCGCTGCCTCCAGGCCGAGGCCGAGCGCTACGGCGTCGCCATCCACGACCGGCAGGAAGTGGCGACGCTGCTGACCGCGGGGCGGGGAGCCGGAAAACGCATCGTCGGCGTCCTGACGCTGGACATGGCCGCCTCCACCCGCCGGCAGGTCCGCGCGAACGTCTACTACTGCCAGAACCTGGTGCTGGCCGCCGGCGGACCGGGGGAAATGTACCGGGACACCGTCTATCCGCCGGGGCAGTTCGGGCTGCACGGACCGGCCCTGGAGGCCGGACTGGCGGCGGAAAACCTGACCGAATCCCAGTTCGGACTGGCCAGCACGAAGTTCCGCTGGAACGTTTCCGGAACCTACATGCAGGTCATCCCGCGGATTTATTCCACCGACGCCGCCGGCCGCGAGCCGCGCGATTTCCTGGCCGACGCATTCCCGACGATGCGCCAAATGGCCGGCGCCATCTTCCTCAAGGGGTACCAGTGGCCTTTCGATCCGCAGCGGATCGCCGATTACCAGTCGTCGCTCGTCGACGTGCTGGTGTTCGGCGAAACCCGCCGGGGCCGTCGCGTGTGGATGGACTTCCGAAGCAATCCCATCGGCCGGGCCGGCATGCAGGCGTTCGACCTCGGCGACCTGCCGGACGAGGCATCGGATTATCTGCACAGGTGCGCGGCTTTGCAGGCGCGGCCCATCGACCGGCTGCGCCACATGAACCCCCTGGCGATCGACGTTTACGCCGAAAACGGCCTCGACCTCCGAAGGGAGCCGCTCCAGATCGCCCTCTGCGCCCAGCACAACAACGGCGGGCTGGCCGTCAATACGTGGTGGGAGTCCGGCCTGCGGCACACGTTCGTGATCGGCGAAATGGCCGGCACGCACGGCGTCAAACGGCCCGGCGGCGCGGCCCTCAACAGCGGACAGGTCGGAGGGCTGCGCTGCGCCACCTACATCGCCAACGTCTATCTCGAGGACACGATGGACTTCGGCCGGGCCCAGGCGCGCACCGAAGGCCAACTCGGCCGGGCGATAGAGCGCCTGTCCGGCAGGAGCAACCCCAGGGCCCGGCGAAGCCCGCGAGAGGTCCTCGAGGAAATCCGGGATCGCATGACGGCCGCCGGCGGGCACCTTCGCGAAATCGGCACTGTGACGGCCGCCTTGCGGGACGCGATCGCCCTCGCGCGGGAGGTGCGAAAGAACGGCTTGGCGCGGGCGGGCAAACAACCGGAGGAACTGGCCGCGTCGCTGGCCGCGCAGCACATGGCCCTGACCAGCGCGGCCTATCTGAAGGCGATCAAGGAACTGCTGCGGACCGGCGCCGGATCCCGCGGGTCCTACCTCGTCGTCGGCCGGGAGGGCGCCGAAGTGCACCCGTCGGTGCTGGATGAACGGACGGGCGCTCCTCTGCGGGTCCAGCCCGAGAACGAGTCGCTTCGCCGCACGATCCTGCGGCTGCAATACGACCCGAAGGCCGCGGAACTGTTCTCCGTCCGCGCCGTGGCGCCGCGGACGGCGCCGGCCGACCGCAAATCTTTCGAGACGGCCTGGGCGGAGTATCGCGCCGGCGAAATATACAAACCCAGATAG